The genomic interval CAGATCGATGAATACCTGTCTGTCGTAGGGGATCATCCGATACATGATCTCCTGTTTTGCCTGTGGGAGACGCTTGAGCATGTCGATTACGTTGTCGGGTGTGAGGTGCATTTTCGGGAGCTGCTCCTGGACATAGGGGTCGGCGGTTTCGAACATGTTGTCGTAGTGCAGCGTGAGGTCGTAGTTGTCGAGCGTGGAGAGCGGATAGCTCCAATGCCAGTGCTGTTCGAATTCGGGTAGAGCCCGGGTGCCGAGCAGGTCGCTTCCGTCGCTGTTCCACGCGAGGCTGTTGATCTCGGCGACATATTTTTCCCAATTCTCGCGTCCGGTACCGTTGGCGGCGAAGGCCGAGTAAAATTCGTTGTAGGTTCCGGTTCCGTCGGAGAGCAGGTGGACCTTGAGCCGCGAAAGATCGATCCCCTGGGCTACGAACCAGTCGTAACTGAGCGGGCTCCGCAGGTCGTCGACATAGAGGTGGAACCGGGCGTCGGGGTTCTTTTGGTCGATGGTCCGGATGGTGTTCATCATCCACTCCTTCATTTTCTCCTGGGTCTTGTTGTCGCCGCCCATATAGGGGCATATCTCGGCGTAATCGGGATAGTGGCTTGTGTCGAAGGTCTGGGTGCGTTCGAAGAAGACGTAGGAAGGCATTTCGTTGTCGAGCATGTAGAGCCCGGCATAGAGGGTAGGCATGGTTCCGAAAGTGACATAAAAGGCGTATTCGTCACTTTCGGTGTAGCTTCCGGCGGGTCCATCATTGTCGGTTTCGCACGAAACGCAGAGGACCGAGGCAATTGCTACCGTCAGTCCGAGGATTTTCAGCAGATTTGTTTTCATGTTAGAAATCTTGTTTGTAAATCGGATTATGTGTTGACGGCATATAAATGCAAAAGGTCAACCGTTACTGCATGGGAGAGGTGTTTTTTTAGGGACCGAAGAGTTTCCGGGAGCGGGTTCTTTCCCTGTCGAAGAAATACAAAGAGCCTTCCAGGATTGTTCTGGAAAGCTCTTTTCAGTTGTCGGGGTAACAGGATTCGAACCTGTGACCCCCTGCTCCCAAATTAAAATCAAGTATTTAAAAATAAGTGTGTTATGTTGTTAATTTATATTTTTACAAGTTTTTTGCAAGTTTATTCACAACTTTTCTGCAAATTTATTCAGTACATTTTGCAGGTTGCAATGATATCGTCTTTGTATTTGTAGATGTCGTTCAAAGATTCGAGCAGGTGCTTGGTCCCCTTCTTATCAGCATCGAATGTTTCAATGTATTTGTTCGAACTGTTGAAGTGCAGACGGCAGATTGGTTTACGGTTGTTGTCGTCAAGCAGAATGCCGAAATATGATTGCGTGTCTCGTTGAACGACTCGGGTTATGTCATCGATCTCGGGGTATAGAATAGCTCGAACAATGTAGAAACCCTGCAGCTCTTCGTCGGTTGTTGTTATCTTGGTTTCGGGCTCTTCGATCGGAATCTCTTCCGTGCGCGGGCTCTGAACCGGAGATTCTGCCTTTGCTTCGGCCCGATTCTCTACGACCGCATCTGATCCAATTGCGGATTTCAGGCGCTCGTTCATATAGTCGTTCGCATACTGTGCGAATGCCTGCTTGACAATAGCGCGGAACTGTTCCAATGTTACATCGTTGAAGCGTCCCGGATAAACCGGTCGTGCGAAATACTTCACGAATTCATCGCTGGGGTTGTTCACCTCCTGGACGATGGCGTTCCGGATCTCGTTCGTATATTTCAGCTCGCTGGCCGTATTGAGAATCGTGTCGACATCGAAATAACTCTTGTGGAATTCGCGCAACTTTTCGACCTGTGATTCCCTGTATTTTTCCAGATTGAATTCGAAGAAGGGCTTCTCGTCCATCTTGTTCTTCTCTACCAGGTCGGTGTAGAACCGATAGACGATTCCATTTGTCAGGATGCCAAAACGGGCGTTCGATACATGGAAATAGCGGAACAGTTGGCCGTTGTGGGAGTTCAGATCCTCTTTCCAGTGCTTGCATTCAATCAGGATAATGGGCTGTCCGTCCTTGTGGATGGCGTAGTCTATCTTTTCGCCTTTCTTGATCCCGAGGTCGCAGGTGAATTCGGGAACGACCTCCGTGGGATCGAAGACATCGTATCCGAGGACCTGAATCATCGGCATGATGAATGCCGTTTTGGTAGCCTCTTCGGTCTGAATATTCTCTTTGAGCTTGACAACACGGTCGCTCAACTGCTTGATTTGATCTTTGAAGTCCATGATAGGTTATTTTTTGATAAATATAGCTGTCCCTGAAATAGTATAGTAATTCGTTCTGCGGTCGAATTTGATGTGTAGACCGATGATCCCGTTGGCTCCCATTGACTTCGCTCGTTCAACGATATCGGCCAAAACCTCGTCGTGCGATATGTATTCGTTCGCACCGGAAATTTTCTCGCCATTTACTGCATATACGGCCCGATTCATCGGATTTTTTTGGTCTCGACGAATGGCGTATTTGTCGATTGAAATGTCCGCCAGGCAATCGTACTCGAAGGGAACTGCGTCCGATGAATAGATTCTGAATCCTTCTGTCAGGTAGGGACGATAGTCGACTATGGAAACATAGTCAGGGATTGCAGCACAGGCGGCAAAAAGTGACGCAAGTGTGATTATCAGGATCTTTCTCATTCTACTATTGCTGTAATAATCAGTATCAATACAATTGCCATTGCAAACACGATGAACAGGGCACATCCAAAGGAAGATACTCGATCTTCGCTGCTGATATTGGATGTAGATCCGGAGATCTTCTTGCGATCGTAGATACCGGTTCCGGGAATGCTCGTGTTTATATACGTGCCCTTCTTGCCTGTGGTGACGCTGAATCCCTTGCCTCCGATCGAAGAGCTTACCCCGGATTTGCTTACGTTCAGGTTGACGCCTGGGGCGATCTTGATTCTCTTTCTGAAACTTACCATTACAACGTATTTTTTGAGATTCCGCCTTTGACCAGATAGAGTCGCAGGATGTCGTCCTTCTCGATCTCAAACGGGTCGAAGTCCTTGTTTTCCGAGACGCACAGCACATGCTGCGCATCGGATCCCTTGCGCAGGTATTTCACCATGCGGTTGCCTTTCTTTGTGATGACCAGATAGACGTTGCCGTAGTCGATGAATGACTCCATCCACTCCTTCAGGATGATGATCTGTCCGCTCTTGTAGAGAGGAAGCATCGAGTCTCCGTAGAGATTCACGGCGTCCGTGCAGTCGCGGAACTCCGGGATGTCGAGGTCGATGTATTTGGTTGTCACCTGATCGTCGAACAGCGTGATGCCTCCGGCCGTTGCGTCCACATCGACCCAGTAGCGGATCCGGTTGTGCGGAACTGTTGCGTCTGTCGATTCTTTCAGCATCTCGCCTTCGCCTGTTAGAAGCCAGACTCGGTTCAGGTCTTGATAAAAACCCAATATTTTATCAATGGCCTTTTTGCCGAGATCGCTGTCTCCTCGTCGTGCTTTGCCCAATAGTCCAACAGATAGACCGCAGGATACCGTGACTTGATTGTCATTCAAGTCTTTGGTAGTCATGTATTTGTCGAATCTGTCAATAATACGCATATAAAATATATTGAAAAAATATCTATATAATTTTGATTTTTGTAGAGTTTTATTCTATATTTGCATTGTCCAATCAATCGTACAACAAAAGTACGGCGAATTGGACAATTTGAAATGTAAAGATTTACAATTTTTTGGACAAAAGCAAAAAACGAAGATGGATTTTGACAAGAGAAATCCCGACAACTCCTTCTCCAAGGGGATCCGCGAGATCGCCGCACGCGACCGCCGCGAAGCTGCCGAGGTGCGCATGGAGATCCGTGAGGTTCTCGGCAATTTGAGCAGATCGGCCTATTACTACCGGCAGTGGGGGATCACGCCGCATTCGCCGATCGAGCGGAGCGGCATTGAGACGATCTTCCGACGCCACCAGGTAACACAACCATGGGGCCTATGAAACGCGATGCGGACAGCCTTTCGCCGGCCGAGGCCCGCGTAATGCGGGCGGTGATCGATACCCGCGGCGGGAACATTTCCCGCATTGCCGAAGCGCTGCACGTGACCTATCAGGCCGTGGCCAATACGCTGTCGGTGATGTACGACAAGCTGCAGGGGGATTTGGACGGAAATCGGACCATCCAGGCGCTGGTCGTCTGGTACTATCGATCGGACCTCGGGCGACGTATCGGGTCCGCCTGCCTGCTTGGGCTGTTCTGCGCGTATGTCTTCAGCGGCGGGGAGTTTGAACGAACGGTGCGACGAGCCCGTCGGGGGCGACGCGAAACGATTGAATACATTGTGGAATCGTAATTCAGAATCGGAGCGAAATGTACGTATACAAATGGATTGAAGGCGAGAAGGAAATGATCGACTTCTGCCTGAAACGCTTTAAGATGAAGCCTCACTTCTGCGAAACGATCGGTCACTGCGGGGCTGCGACCATTCACATGATTTACAAATACAGAGATAAGAATGACACAAGTAAGGGATGCGCGCAGATGTTCTTCCTGTTCATGGAGCATCCTGCTGGTAAAATTGGGTGCATAGACCTGGACAAAATAGAACGATGGACCTATGAACAAATCAGAGCTGATCGAACTTCTCTTGTCAAGTGACGAGGAGGAAGTGTTTGTCGAGATCGACGGATGGCAGCACGAGATAGAAATAGGGCACGTAGAAGAAGCATTCGACGGATTTGACGAAGTGTTTCCGGCGTCGATAAGTTTGAAAGCGAAAGATAACGGATAAAATCGAAAAGAATGAAAGTCAAATTGAATCGAGAGGTCCCGGTTCTCTACCTCAAAGGTAGCGAGGAACTCGGACGGGCGACAGGCGTCACCAGCGAGAAGACGCACGCCTTGTGGCGGCGATCTGGACTCAAATACCTCGTCATGGGCGACGGGACCTTCCTCTATGATCCGCGGGAGGTGACGAAGTTCCTGGACCGCTTCTATGCCCCGCAACAGTTGAAAGCGTCTTTGCAGCCATGAATAACATGAATAAATCGTATCACAGCCGTTGGAATCACGAGGAGAACCTCCGGATGCTCGAAATGGTTGCAAACGGAAAGACCTACGACGAGATTGCAATGGCTCTTGGACGGACGCGAAATGCTGTCGTCTTCAAACTGACTCGTCTCAGAAAGGACCCGGAGTTGATGAATCTGTACGCTGAATGTCGGGTGTCAGCCGAGAAGCGGACCCGTCTCGAAGAACAACGTCGCGGGCTCGATTGTATGCCGAATCCTTTCCGTTTCGTGCACCCTGAATGGTAATTGCTAATTGACTGAAATATGAAACGCGAAGAGGAGAAACGAATCATGGTCGTCGACATCGACGGGACGCTGTCCGAAGTAGGGTTGCGGCGTAGTCGGCTGCTCGAGCAGCTCCCGGTCGACTGGGAGGCCTTCTATCGGGACGATTTCGACGATCTTCCCAAACGAGACGTCTGTTCGTTCGTGCAGTTCAATGCCCGACGGATGGAGGTGTTCTTCTGCACGTCGCGGCGAGAGAGCGTGCGCGACAAGACGCAGAAGTGGCTCTTGCGGAATCTGGGGATGCAGCCTCGGGACTATACGCTCATCATGCGCGAGAACAGCGACGAGAGGCCCGAGCACATCCAGAAGCTCGACCAGTTCTTCCGGGAGACGACCGAGGAGGAGCGTCGTCGGGTGCTGTTCGTCGTCGAGGATGACAAGACCGTGGCCCGGATGTGGCATCAGAAAGGTTTCACCTGCTTTGTCGTAAAATAGCCATGGAAGGGTGGATCAAGATACACCGCGGCCTGCTCGATTGGGAGTGGTACTCCGACACGAACTGCGTGCGGATGGCGCTGCACCTGCTGCTGATGGCGAATTTCCAGACGAAGCGCTGGCGGGGCATCACCGTCGAGCGGGGGCAGCTCGTCACAAGTAGGTCGATTTTGGCCCGCGAAACGGGACTTTCCGAGCGTGAGGTGCGGACGGCTATCTCAAAACTTGAAAAATCGGATTTTCTGACCATCCGTGCGACCTGCTCCTATACGATCGTAACGATCTGTAATTACGAAAAATATCAGTCGTCCGAAACGGTTGATCGACCAGCCTGCGGACCAACGGACGACCAGGATGCGACCAACTGCCGACCAGGCGTCGACCAGCCAGCGACCACAACTGAAGAATGTAAGAAAGTAAGAAGAGAAGAATACACACACACGGTAAGTTCTGAAAAGGGGGTTGTAGGGGGAAAACCGGCCGAGGCCCCGGCGGAGCTGGTCGAGGCGGCCGATGCGTTGCATGTGTGGATCGGCGAGCGCTTCCCGAAGATCGCCGCGATGGCGGAGCCCTTCACGCGGCAGCAGCTGCTGTGGATGTTCCGCAAGTACGACGTCGAGGATGTCCGACGCATCGTGGCGGCGATGGACAACAAGGGGGCCTGGAAGAACCGCAGTGCCTTCTGCACGTTCACCTCCTACGCCGCCCGGGATCACGAACTGCAGACGCGCCGTCAGGCCGAGGCCGAATGCGGCCGGTTGTACACCTACCTGCAGATGGTGCAGATGCTCCCGACGAACGGCGGTCTCTACCGGGCGGAGGATTTCGAGGCGGTACAGACTCCGCAAGGGGTCCGCTGGCGGATCCGCACGCTGAATCAGATGGTGAATTGACAAATGGATCGGCAGGGCCTCCGCGCCGGCGGAGGATGCCAACGGCCTGTCGCAGCCGTTGTCCGGGTTCGACTCCCGGCGATCCGCAAAACAGAAACGATATGTCTGGTAACCGAAATAAAAAGATTGCTTTCAACTACTTCGGTGGAAAGTTTACATGGACCGAATACCTCTATGCGAACTTTCCCGTGGGTTTTACGCATTTGATCGATCTGTTCGCCGGGTCGATGGTAGTGTCGCTAAACTATCACGGGAATGTGATTCGCACGGCAAACGAGATCAACGGCGAAATCACCAATTTCTTCACGCAGCTTCGAGATCACGAAGAGGAACTCGTCAGGGCCTTGCGGCTGACCCCTTACTCGGAAGTAGAGTTTGACAATAGTTGGGTGGCAGAAGATGCAGAGATCTCCGATTTGGAAAAGGCTCGTCGATTCTACGTTCGCGTGCGGCAATCCTTCTTCGGACTGGGTGCGCAGCGTCAAAAGAAAGGCTGGCACATGGCGAAACAGCAGGTCCGGGCACAGGCTGGCGAGGGCGTGTCCCGCTGGAAAAATGCCGTCGAAAAATTGCATGAAGTAGCTGCAGAGATTCGCAACAATTTCCAAATTATGAACTGCGACTACATGACCGCGATTGATCGAATTGACTTCCCAGGGGCCTTCTTCTACTGCGATCCTCCGTATCCGCAAGAGTGTCGGAACTCTCGAAATGATTACCGCTATGAATTTTCGGTGGAAGATCATGAGCGCTTGGCGGATCGACTTCACCACATTGATGGGCTGGCTATGGTCAGCAGCTACGACTGCAATCTCACCAATCGATTGTATGCCGACTGGTACAAAGTCAAGTTTCCGTTCAAGAGGACCAATATCCGGAGCGGCATTGTAAACGGATCGGGTACTCTGATGCAGGAGTGCATTTGGATGAATTACGAGCCGCAAGCACAGACTCTGAAACTCTTTTGATATGAGAGATATTCACCACAAAAGTCGATGCCTGGGTCGAGATTTCACCTTCGAGGAGTGGGGCGCCTATCTGAAGGCGCATCCGGATGCCGGCGGCGAGATTGTGCACTCGAGTCCGTACGGGTTCGGGTTCAACCTCTTCGATGTCTGCCTGAATCCGAACCACCCCGTGTCCGTCGAGTCACGACACGGATGTTTCGAGGTCCACACGTCGCAGTCGGACAACGGACGATGGGAAGCCGGTTATTCCGTCCAGCTCGAGACTTCGCGATACCGTAGCCACCCGTGCGGGTTTGTCGATCGCGTGGAGACGGGATATCCTACGG from uncultured Alistipes sp. carries:
- a CDS encoding helix-turn-helix domain-containing protein: MKRDADSLSPAEARVMRAVIDTRGGNISRIAEALHVTYQAVANTLSVMYDKLQGDLDGNRTIQALVVWYYRSDLGRRIGSACLLGLFCAYVFSGGEFERTVRRARRGRRETIEYIVES
- a CDS encoding sialyltransferase, which produces MKTNLLKILGLTVAIASVLCVSCETDNDGPAGSYTESDEYAFYVTFGTMPTLYAGLYMLDNEMPSYVFFERTQTFDTSHYPDYAEICPYMGGDNKTQEKMKEWMMNTIRTIDQKNPDARFHLYVDDLRSPLSYDWFVAQGIDLSRLKVHLLSDGTGTYNEFYSAFAANGTGRENWEKYVAEINSLAWNSDGSDLLGTRALPEFEQHWHWSYPLSTLDNYDLTLHYDNMFETADPYVQEQLPKMHLTPDNVIDMLKRLPQAKQEIMYRMIPYDRQVFIDLMDASPKPNLIINGTSNQPDNQRLYVEEVYRKYKDEYDIFFEPHPSDESYLDYEEAFPGLKNIPKTSFEFVLMFISDKIDAIGGFPSSIYLTVPVEKVKFMFAAGPEAMQKPLDRIFAEQEGIDYMLASE
- a CDS encoding type I restriction endonuclease translates to MDFKDQIKQLSDRVVKLKENIQTEEATKTAFIMPMIQVLGYDVFDPTEVVPEFTCDLGIKKGEKIDYAIHKDGQPIILIECKHWKEDLNSHNGQLFRYFHVSNARFGILTNGIVYRFYTDLVEKNKMDEKPFFEFNLEKYRESQVEKLREFHKSYFDVDTILNTASELKYTNEIRNAIVQEVNNPSDEFVKYFARPVYPGRFNDVTLEQFRAIVKQAFAQYANDYMNERLKSAIGSDAVVENRAEAKAESPVQSPRTEEIPIEEPETKITTTDEELQGFYIVRAILYPEIDDITRVVQRDTQSYFGILLDDNNRKPICRLHFNSSNKYIETFDADKKGTKHLLESLNDIYKYKDDIIATCKMY
- a CDS encoding S24 family peptidase — its product is MLKESTDATVPHNRIRYWVDVDATAGGITLFDDQVTTKYIDLDIPEFRDCTDAVNLYGDSMLPLYKSGQIIILKEWMESFIDYGNVYLVITKKGNRMVKYLRKGSDAQHVLCVSENKDFDPFEIEKDDILRLYLVKGGISKNTL
- a CDS encoding DUF4236 domain-containing protein, whose product is MVSFRKRIKIAPGVNLNVSKSGVSSSIGGKGFSVTTGKKGTYINTSIPGTGIYDRKKISGSTSNISSEDRVSSFGCALFIVFAMAIVLILIITAIVE
- a CDS encoding DNA adenine methylase, translating into MSGNRNKKIAFNYFGGKFTWTEYLYANFPVGFTHLIDLFAGSMVVSLNYHGNVIRTANEINGEITNFFTQLRDHEEELVRALRLTPYSEVEFDNSWVAEDAEISDLEKARRFYVRVRQSFFGLGAQRQKKGWHMAKQQVRAQAGEGVSRWKNAVEKLHEVAAEIRNNFQIMNCDYMTAIDRIDFPGAFFYCDPPYPQECRNSRNDYRYEFSVEDHERLADRLHHIDGLAMVSSYDCNLTNRLYADWYKVKFPFKRTNIRSGIVNGSGTLMQECIWMNYEPQAQTLKLF